One window of Mediterraneibacter gnavus ATCC 29149 genomic DNA carries:
- a CDS encoding carbohydrate ABC transporter permease produces MQKAIKRYFPVFVLPTMIAFTIGFIAPFLLGIYLSFCKFTTVTDARFIGLENYGKVFQDPTFLHSLWYTVLFTVLSMLLINVLAFAVALVLTKPVRGKNIFRTVFFMPNLIGGIILGYIWQLLLNGVLAHWGKTLTYSGTYGLMGMIILVCWQQIGYMMIIYISGIQNIPGELIEAAKIDGANSWQVLRKVIIPMVMPSITICTFLTLTNGFKLFDQNLALTNGAPSKMSELLALNIFNTFYGRAGYEGVGQAKAVIFFLIVGLVAVIQNRMTRSKEVQQ; encoded by the coding sequence ATGCAAAAAGCAATAAAACGATATTTCCCTGTTTTTGTACTGCCCACGATGATCGCATTTACCATTGGGTTTATCGCGCCGTTTTTACTGGGTATTTATCTTTCGTTCTGTAAATTTACAACCGTGACAGACGCCAGATTTATCGGGCTTGAGAATTATGGAAAGGTATTTCAGGATCCTACATTTTTACACTCTCTGTGGTATACCGTGCTGTTTACAGTACTTTCCATGTTATTGATCAATGTACTGGCATTTGCGGTGGCGTTGGTATTGACAAAACCAGTACGCGGGAAAAATATTTTTCGGACTGTATTTTTTATGCCGAATTTGATCGGTGGAATTATTCTGGGATATATCTGGCAGCTTCTGTTAAACGGAGTGCTTGCACATTGGGGAAAAACACTTACATATTCCGGGACCTACGGGTTGATGGGAATGATCATTCTGGTGTGCTGGCAACAGATTGGATATATGATGATCATCTACATTTCCGGCATTCAGAATATTCCCGGAGAGCTGATCGAAGCGGCGAAGATTGATGGAGCCAACTCCTGGCAGGTACTTCGCAAGGTCATTATTCCGATGGTGATGCCGTCGATCACGATTTGTACATTTTTAACGTTAACAAACGGTTTCAAGTTATTTGACCAGAACCTGGCACTGACCAATGGTGCACCTTCGAAAATGTCAGAACTTCTGGCGCTCAATATCTTCAATACGTTCTATGGAAGAGCCGGTTATGAAGGTGTTGGTCAGGCGAAGGCAGTAATCTTCTTTCTGATCGTTGGTCTGGTTGCCGTGATTCAGAATCGCATGACAAGATCAAAGGAGGTGCAGCAGTAG
- a CDS encoding carbohydrate ABC transporter permease, with product MNKKLKHGWLVTLIFSVISLLYLYPIILVVINSFKKKAYISRVPFDLPKDNMFVGLENYIRGIEQTKFFEAFSWSLFITVGGVAVIILCCSMCAWFISRVNTWWTKLIYMLCLFAMVVPFQMEMYTLSKIANMLRLNTPWGLIFIYLGFGAGLAVFMFTGFMKSIPLEIEEAAMIDGCTPIQTFFKVVLPISKPTCITVMILQAMWIWNDYLLPSLVLDTKKYRTIPIAVQYLKGGYGSVDMGAMMGALVLSIIPIVIFYLCCQKHIIEGVVAGAVKG from the coding sequence GTGAATAAAAAATTAAAACATGGCTGGCTGGTTACGCTGATTTTTTCTGTTATCAGCCTGCTGTACTTATATCCGATCATTCTTGTTGTGATCAACTCATTCAAGAAAAAAGCATACATCAGCCGGGTGCCATTTGATCTGCCAAAAGACAATATGTTTGTAGGATTGGAAAATTATATCCGCGGAATCGAGCAGACAAAGTTTTTTGAGGCATTTAGCTGGAGTCTGTTTATCACCGTGGGCGGAGTTGCAGTCATTATCCTGTGCTGTTCCATGTGTGCATGGTTTATCAGCCGGGTGAATACATGGTGGACAAAACTGATCTATATGCTTTGTCTGTTTGCCATGGTGGTGCCGTTTCAGATGGAAATGTACACTTTGTCCAAGATTGCAAATATGCTCAGACTCAATACTCCATGGGGGCTGATCTTCATCTATCTGGGGTTTGGTGCCGGGCTGGCGGTGTTTATGTTTACCGGATTTATGAAGTCGATTCCATTGGAGATCGAAGAGGCGGCAATGATTGATGGATGCACTCCAATCCAGACTTTTTTCAAGGTGGTCCTGCCAATCTCAAAACCGACTTGCATTACGGTAATGATTCTGCAGGCAATGTGGATCTGGAATGATTATCTGCTTCCGTCTCTGGTGCTGGATACGAAGAAATACCGGACGATTCCGATCGCAGTACAGTATTTAAAAGGTGGATATGGATCTGTGGATATGGGAGCCATGATGGGAGCGCTGGTACTTTCTATCATCCCGATTGTAATCTTTTATCTGTGCTGCCAAAAACATATTATAGAAGGTGTCGTGGCAGGAGCTGTGAAGGGATAA
- a CDS encoding extracellular solute-binding protein — protein MRNRKQKIKYILLLCVFSMFLIASCKRSETGKTVESKEVINAQWENAAHTPYGKYPELVTYTLGKIVGSNNANLPVKATYEDNAYTRYLKERLNIQNEDVLEGENSDSYEEAVQILMEDQQLPDLLVVKGRETVKELVRRGMVEDLTTVYEECTTERIKEMYQSYGEALLESATFDGRLYALPDAEVDHGASLLWLRKDWMERLGLSDPVTLEEGMEIIRQFVKADMAGNQETVGLAGSTDLVSENSGTYGLDAVFDQYHAKPSQWILNDQGNVVYGSVTEETKQALIYLHQLYVEGILDSNFLLRQQENLDTLLKEGKCGAIFGYWWAPNNPLSLSYSADRTAKWQPYLLTGNAATRTRTFQSYEDCLYVVVRKGYEHPEIVGKYVSTLFDYGRFEDQKQSDEINEYFSLNVDPTARPLNINVDYWDAIYRVQQNIQDVLDGKTQQSKLNGLEAAYYKICKSFLTGDVTTSNAWAAYTSRIQATGLLTKENLDENQPPLSLGSQKIKIPEELLEEEKNTFLQIIVGEKPPEYFDTFVKKWYENGGKALTQQADDSYKETMK, from the coding sequence ATGAGAAACAGGAAACAAAAAATTAAATACATACTACTGTTATGTGTGTTCTCGATGTTCCTGATCGCTTCCTGCAAAAGATCGGAAACCGGTAAGACGGTGGAATCGAAAGAAGTGATAAACGCACAGTGGGAAAATGCAGCACACACACCGTATGGGAAATATCCCGAGCTTGTTACTTATACACTGGGGAAAATCGTTGGATCTAATAATGCAAACCTGCCTGTGAAGGCGACTTATGAGGATAATGCCTACACACGATACTTGAAAGAACGGTTAAATATTCAAAACGAAGATGTTCTGGAAGGGGAAAATTCCGATTCTTATGAGGAGGCCGTTCAGATTTTGATGGAAGATCAGCAGCTGCCGGATCTGTTGGTGGTAAAAGGCAGGGAGACAGTCAAAGAACTGGTCAGGCGTGGGATGGTCGAAGATCTTACCACAGTATATGAAGAATGTACCACAGAAAGGATCAAGGAAATGTATCAAAGCTACGGAGAAGCACTTCTGGAATCGGCTACATTTGACGGCAGACTCTACGCACTTCCGGATGCAGAGGTAGATCATGGAGCTTCTCTTTTGTGGCTGCGCAAGGACTGGATGGAACGGTTGGGACTTTCCGATCCTGTAACGCTGGAGGAAGGGATGGAGATTATCCGGCAGTTTGTGAAAGCTGATATGGCAGGAAATCAAGAGACGGTGGGGTTGGCAGGAAGTACGGATTTGGTTTCTGAAAACAGCGGAACCTATGGGCTGGATGCTGTTTTTGACCAGTATCATGCAAAACCGAGCCAGTGGATTTTGAACGATCAGGGGAATGTGGTGTATGGTTCTGTGACAGAAGAGACAAAACAGGCGCTGATCTATCTGCATCAGCTTTATGTAGAAGGAATTCTGGACTCCAACTTTCTGCTGCGGCAGCAGGAAAATCTGGATACACTTCTTAAAGAAGGAAAGTGCGGGGCTATTTTCGGATACTGGTGGGCACCGAACAATCCACTGAGTTTATCTTATAGTGCGGACAGAACTGCAAAATGGCAGCCGTATCTGCTGACTGGAAATGCAGCGACCAGGACACGTACATTTCAATCCTATGAAGACTGTCTGTATGTGGTGGTAAGAAAGGGATATGAGCATCCGGAGATCGTGGGGAAATATGTGAGTACACTGTTTGATTATGGTCGTTTTGAAGATCAGAAGCAGTCCGATGAAATCAATGAATATTTTTCTTTGAATGTGGATCCGACAGCAAGACCGTTGAATATCAATGTAGACTACTGGGATGCGATCTACAGAGTGCAGCAAAATATACAGGATGTTCTGGATGGAAAAACGCAGCAGAGCAAATTGAACGGATTAGAAGCTGCTTATTATAAAATCTGTAAGTCATTCCTTACAGGAGATGTGACCACGTCGAATGCATGGGCAGCATACACTTCCCGGATACAGGCAACGGGACTTTTGACGAAAGAGAATCTGGATGAAAATCAACCGCCTCTTTCGTTAGGCAGTCAGAAAATCAAAATCCCGGAAGAATTGCTGGAAGAAGAGAAGAATACATTTCTGCAGATCATAGTGGGAGAAAAGCCGCCTGAATATTTTGATACGTTCGTAAAGAAGTGGTATGAAAACGGCGGAAAAGCGCTCACACAGCAGGCGGATGACTCTTATAAAGAAACGATGAAATAG
- a CDS encoding response regulator transcription factor codes for MITILIADDEKLERNGIKFLLKREQEELEILEAINGKDAAGILQKKQVDILFSDIKMPYMTGLELAKAARELQPEIEIVIFSGYNDFSYAKEALHYGVVDYVLKPVDPGEFHKTYCSVRDHILEKNTQKGEIARQQDDLGKYFLQNFLYDGKEENGTKAAELLCQDGGQYTHMILAGGEDCFFEVDEEKLLGQLREHMSRQFLYLNVAANESLFLFQERYADYETVAKELYQFFKNKYDEECYLAVSEEITDWQELPEVFSGLEEVLAEKFYQPRQKIFFAGEVQETREMDEAEESQVLNNIKEDIQYKDSIHLRQDFQKLERKYRESMKFSEMYVKFVFSNIVKDIYEEINPGDVKALSKMIDRLYRCRKIEDVLAITEQVVCELEKFVQEQNKGFRNEVMKVKQYIHHHYAENLNVENLARQVYLSPGYLSVVFKEETGVNLNRYVRDIRMKKSRELLENTSMKISQIAKEVGFSNNSYFCRSFREYFGSTPEYCRKGSMSDEEASLSVP; via the coding sequence ATGATCACGATATTGATTGCAGATGACGAAAAACTGGAGAGAAACGGGATCAAGTTTCTGCTGAAACGAGAGCAGGAAGAACTGGAGATTTTAGAGGCAATAAACGGGAAAGATGCAGCGGGGATTTTGCAGAAAAAACAGGTGGATATTTTGTTTTCGGATATCAAAATGCCTTATATGACAGGGCTCGAACTGGCGAAAGCTGCACGGGAGTTGCAGCCGGAGATCGAGATAGTGATTTTTAGCGGATACAATGATTTTTCTTATGCGAAGGAGGCGCTGCATTACGGAGTAGTCGATTATGTGCTAAAGCCGGTAGATCCGGGAGAGTTTCATAAGACGTATTGTTCTGTGAGAGATCATATTCTGGAGAAGAATACGCAGAAAGGAGAAATTGCAAGGCAGCAGGATGATCTGGGAAAATATTTTCTGCAGAATTTTTTGTATGACGGCAAAGAAGAAAACGGGACAAAAGCTGCGGAGCTTTTATGTCAGGATGGAGGGCAGTATACTCATATGATCCTGGCAGGCGGCGAGGACTGCTTTTTTGAAGTGGATGAAGAAAAGCTTTTGGGTCAGCTCAGAGAGCACATGTCCCGTCAGTTCCTTTATCTGAATGTGGCAGCAAATGAGTCCTTATTTCTGTTTCAGGAAAGATATGCAGATTATGAGACAGTGGCAAAAGAGTTATATCAGTTTTTTAAGAATAAGTACGATGAGGAGTGCTATTTGGCAGTAAGTGAAGAAATTACAGACTGGCAGGAACTTCCTGAAGTATTTTCCGGTTTAGAGGAGGTACTGGCAGAAAAATTTTATCAGCCCAGGCAGAAGATTTTCTTTGCAGGGGAAGTGCAGGAGACCAGAGAAATGGATGAGGCAGAAGAATCTCAGGTCCTGAATAATATCAAAGAGGACATTCAATATAAAGACAGTATCCATCTACGGCAGGATTTTCAGAAGCTGGAGAGAAAATATAGAGAAAGTATGAAATTTTCAGAGATGTATGTGAAATTTGTATTTTCTAATATTGTCAAAGATATTTATGAGGAGATCAATCCAGGAGATGTGAAAGCATTGTCAAAAATGATCGACAGGCTGTACCGCTGCAGGAAAATTGAAGATGTACTGGCAATTACAGAACAGGTAGTCTGTGAACTGGAGAAATTTGTACAGGAGCAGAACAAAGGATTTCGGAATGAAGTTATGAAAGTGAAACAGTACATTCACCATCATTATGCAGAAAATCTCAATGTAGAGAATCTGGCAAGGCAAGTCTATCTCTCCCCGGGATATTTAAGTGTTGTATTCAAGGAGGAGACCGGAGTCAATCTGAACCGTTATGTCCGGGATATCCGGATGAAGAAATCCAGGGAGCTTCTGGAAAATACCAGTATGAAGATCTCGCAGATCGCAAAAGAGGTTGGATTTTCCAATAATTCTTATTTCTGCAGGAGCTTCCGGGAGTATTTTGGCAGCACACCGGAGTATTGCAGGAAAGGGAGTATGAGTGATGAAGAAGCTTCTTTATCGGTTCCATAA
- a CDS encoding cache domain-containing sensor histidine kinase: MKKLLYRFHNFKYRYKLMILILIAGIIPTLIVTCYMQMGMMNTLKEREMENMQESLKQAVDAIDNQAQIYENLIDYLSYSGDLRKVLKMERASDFNTYLKYTQVSDPLLNMPQVYHKEIKGITLYADNIQVAHGSTLAPLSEIQGENWYPRNNRSLIRWYVQTGSQNKVIVARKFYDGSSEINAVLKITLDYNKLFEPFEKIMESDFAGIVWDENGNVVYSCNKIPAKYETGKVDTISEVQKSFSSVTKEMEGNQWKFCYFCPTDTIMESARYLMLKNLPLLTACILLIGILSYFFSRRLVCKLEQLTENMNQIHSGIREVTVQSDSKDEIGVLIRTFRRMMNEINKLISEVYEAKIVLQRTEMRALQAQINPHFLYNSLSIINWKAIEADEQEISKVTLALSTYYRTSLNRGETMTTVVSEMENIRAYLKIQLIMHDNSFRVEEVYDNTMGSCEIPKLILQPLVENAIDHGLDVSEKIEKVLRIKVVQDELFLYFMVEDNGNGMTEEKASQIVTYRSKGYGVRNVNERIVLLYGEENKIRVESKEGEGTRVCIRIPKKKENGHEKQETKN; the protein is encoded by the coding sequence ATGAAGAAGCTTCTTTATCGGTTCCATAATTTTAAATATCGATATAAGCTGATGATCCTGATTTTGATCGCTGGGATCATTCCGACACTGATCGTGACATGCTATATGCAGATGGGAATGATGAACACGCTCAAGGAGCGGGAAATGGAAAATATGCAGGAGTCTTTAAAACAGGCAGTCGATGCAATAGACAATCAGGCGCAGATTTATGAAAATCTGATTGATTATCTGTCTTATTCGGGAGACCTCAGGAAAGTGCTGAAAATGGAACGTGCATCAGATTTTAATACATATCTGAAGTATACTCAGGTGTCAGATCCGTTGTTGAATATGCCGCAGGTGTATCACAAAGAAATTAAAGGGATCACGCTGTATGCGGATAATATTCAGGTTGCCCATGGAAGTACACTGGCTCCTTTGTCGGAGATTCAGGGAGAAAACTGGTATCCCAGAAACAACAGAAGTCTGATTCGCTGGTATGTACAGACTGGAAGTCAGAATAAAGTGATTGTAGCCCGAAAGTTTTATGACGGGAGCAGTGAGATAAATGCTGTGCTGAAGATCACACTGGATTATAATAAATTGTTCGAACCGTTTGAAAAAATCATGGAATCTGATTTTGCCGGAATTGTCTGGGATGAAAACGGCAATGTCGTGTATTCCTGCAATAAAATTCCCGCTAAATATGAGACCGGGAAGGTGGATACAATTTCGGAAGTACAGAAAAGTTTTTCCAGTGTGACAAAGGAGATGGAAGGGAATCAGTGGAAATTCTGTTATTTTTGTCCTACGGATACGATTATGGAATCGGCAAGATATTTGATGTTGAAAAATCTGCCGCTTCTGACAGCCTGTATTCTGCTGATAGGAATCTTAAGCTATTTCTTTTCCAGACGTCTGGTCTGTAAGCTGGAACAGCTGACGGAAAATATGAATCAGATCCACAGTGGAATCCGGGAAGTGACCGTACAAAGTGATTCCAAAGATGAGATTGGTGTGCTCATTCGTACTTTCCGGCGTATGATGAATGAGATCAATAAACTGATCTCAGAAGTATATGAAGCGAAAATTGTGTTACAAAGGACAGAGATGAGGGCATTGCAGGCGCAGATCAATCCCCATTTCCTGTACAATTCACTCTCAATTATCAACTGGAAGGCAATCGAAGCAGATGAACAGGAGATCAGTAAGGTGACACTGGCATTGTCTACCTATTATCGGACCAGTCTGAACCGGGGGGAGACAATGACGACAGTAGTAAGCGAGATGGAGAATATCCGTGCATACCTGAAAATCCAGCTGATTATGCACGATAATAGTTTCCGGGTGGAGGAAGTTTATGATAATACAATGGGAAGTTGTGAGATCCCGAAACTCATTTTGCAGCCATTGGTGGAAAATGCGATCGATCACGGGCTGGATGTGTCGGAAAAGATTGAAAAAGTATTGCGGATAAAGGTTGTGCAGGATGAGCTGTTTTTATATTTTATGGTGGAAGATAACGGAAACGGAATGACAGAGGAAAAAGCGAGTCAAATCGTGACATATCGATCCAAAGGGTATGGTGTGCGCAATGTCAATGAACGGATCGTGCTTCTCTATGGAGAAGAAAATAAAATCCGGGTGGAGAGTAAAGAAGGAGAAGGAACCAGAGTATGCATACGGATTCCAAAGAAGAAGGAGAACGGACATGAGAAACAGGAAACAAAAAATTAA